One window from the genome of Carnobacteriaceae bacterium zg-84 encodes:
- the pfkB gene encoding 1-phosphofructokinase: MLYTITFNPAVDLVINVPSVTLGDLNRSVGENYVAGGKGINMSVILKRLGFVNTAVAFLGGFSGTYIQSELEKDNIIVKRIEIDGITRINVKLKSQEETEINANGAYVSKEKFEELYTYFENVLTNEDTVFLAGNKAPGMTSEHYVMIAKLCQEKGTKLVLDTTKELLTQCLPYEPFIIKPNHHELGELFDVVIDSEEQIIHYAKQLQKQGAKNVLVSRGKEGSLLVTTDGQIFTANVPKGTVVNSVGAGDSMLAGFMSSYLQTGDYMTALKQGAATGSATAFSVGIATLELIDTLLPQITVTKIQ, from the coding sequence ATGCTTTATACGATTACATTTAATCCAGCCGTTGATTTAGTGATAAATGTACCGAGTGTTACCTTGGGCGATTTAAACCGCTCCGTAGGAGAAAATTACGTTGCCGGTGGCAAAGGTATCAATATGTCTGTTATTTTAAAACGTTTAGGATTTGTGAATACAGCAGTTGCATTTTTAGGTGGCTTTTCAGGAACGTATATTCAGTCAGAATTAGAAAAAGACAATATTATAGTGAAACGTATTGAGATAGACGGTATTACACGTATCAATGTGAAATTAAAAAGTCAAGAAGAAACAGAAATCAATGCGAATGGTGCATACGTTTCAAAAGAGAAATTTGAAGAATTGTACACGTATTTTGAAAATGTCTTGACGAATGAAGACACAGTCTTTTTAGCAGGGAATAAAGCACCTGGCATGACAAGTGAACATTATGTGATGATTGCTAAACTATGTCAAGAAAAAGGTACAAAATTAGTACTAGATACAACAAAAGAATTATTAACACAATGTTTGCCGTATGAACCATTTATTATTAAGCCAAATCATCATGAATTAGGCGAATTGTTTGATGTTGTGATTGATAGTGAAGAACAAATTATCCACTATGCAAAACAATTACAAAAACAAGGTGCAAAAAATGTACTTGTTTCTCGTGGGAAAGAGGGTTCTTTGTTAGTCACAACAGACGGTCAAATTTTCACAGCTAATGTACCTAAAGGTACGGTTGTGAACTCGGTAGGAGCAGGGGATTCTATGTTGGCAGGATTTATGTCCTCTTACTTACAAACAGGAGATTATATGACTGCACTTAAACAAGGTGCAGCTACGGGAAGTGCAACAGCTTTTTCGGTAGGTATTGCTACATTAGAATTGATTGATACATTATTACCACAAATAACAGTGACTAAAATACAATAG
- a CDS encoding PTS sugar transporter subunit IIA: protein MRLSELFIKDAMTLDLQSTTKEETLSVLANRFAQVGGVSDVEGYVENLKKREAQSTTGVGDEIAIPHAQHASIQKPAIVFGRSSQGINWESFDGQPAKLVFMIAAPEGAGGEHLKALASLSKVLMNMDAKTALLNAQSPEEVISVIEQFEEKPEETPEMVEEASKTDAYVLAVTACPTGIAHTFMAAEKLEQAGKKAGIKIKVETNGQGGIGNRLTAKDIEEATAIIVAADKNVEMARFNGKPVIVTKVADGIHKADELVERAMKADAPIYKAGDIRETMGQDVANESLGRKAYKHLMNGISHMLPFVVAGGIFIAISFFWGINAFDPKDASYNAAAQFIFTLGKLSFAMMLPVLAGFIGHSIADRPGLVVGFMGGILANPGVLSDSNGLVEASHIQPSGFLGALVAGFLAGGIIIFLRKAFAWLPKSLEGLKPIFLFPIFGTLIMGLLMILVLNAPMAAITNGLTTFIDSIPTELKMVVGFVVGGMMAIDMGGPINKAAYATGTALVTTAAAGAGSDVMAAVMVGGMVPPMAIFFSALIKKDLWEESQRDSALVNCVMGMAFITEGAIPFAASNPAKVIPALALSSGVAGALSMLLGASSRVPHGGFFALMTNGIINPFGFFAAWIIGSLLGAILLIVFVGKKKA, encoded by the coding sequence ATGAGATTATCAGAATTATTTATAAAAGATGCAATGACATTAGACTTGCAATCAACAACAAAAGAAGAAACATTATCCGTTTTAGCAAATCGCTTTGCACAAGTTGGAGGTGTAAGTGATGTTGAGGGGTATGTAGAAAACTTGAAAAAGCGTGAAGCACAATCCACAACAGGTGTGGGAGATGAAATTGCGATTCCTCATGCACAACATGCTTCTATTCAAAAACCAGCGATTGTTTTTGGACGTTCTTCACAAGGGATTAACTGGGAATCATTTGACGGTCAACCTGCTAAATTAGTGTTTATGATTGCTGCTCCAGAAGGTGCAGGTGGCGAACACTTGAAAGCTTTAGCAAGTTTATCAAAAGTATTGATGAATATGGATGCAAAAACAGCTTTATTAAATGCACAATCTCCAGAAGAAGTTATTTCTGTGATTGAGCAGTTTGAAGAAAAACCAGAAGAAACACCTGAAATGGTAGAGGAAGCATCAAAAACAGATGCGTATGTTTTAGCTGTTACAGCTTGTCCAACTGGTATTGCACATACTTTTATGGCAGCAGAAAAATTAGAGCAAGCAGGTAAAAAAGCAGGCATCAAGATTAAAGTTGAAACAAATGGCCAAGGTGGTATTGGTAATCGTTTAACAGCAAAAGATATTGAAGAAGCGACAGCGATTATCGTTGCGGCTGATAAAAATGTAGAAATGGCTCGTTTTAATGGTAAACCTGTCATTGTAACAAAAGTAGCGGACGGTATTCATAAAGCGGATGAATTGGTAGAGCGTGCGATGAAGGCAGATGCACCAATTTATAAAGCAGGAGATATTCGTGAAACAATGGGACAAGATGTTGCCAATGAAAGTTTAGGGCGTAAAGCGTATAAACATTTGATGAATGGTATTTCTCATATGTTACCATTCGTTGTAGCAGGTGGTATTTTTATTGCGATTTCGTTCTTCTGGGGTATCAATGCGTTTGATCCAAAAGATGCGTCTTACAATGCAGCTGCTCAATTTATTTTCACATTAGGTAAATTGTCATTTGCAATGATGTTACCAGTTTTAGCTGGTTTTATTGGTCATTCTATTGCCGACCGTCCAGGTTTAGTTGTTGGTTTTATGGGTGGTATTTTAGCGAATCCGGGTGTGTTATCTGATTCCAATGGATTGGTAGAAGCATCACATATTCAACCGTCTGGTTTTTTAGGTGCATTAGTTGCCGGTTTCTTAGCAGGTGGTATTATTATATTCTTGCGTAAAGCATTTGCATGGTTACCAAAATCATTGGAAGGTTTAAAACCAATTTTCTTATTCCCTATTTTTGGAACACTGATTATGGGACTTTTAATGATTTTAGTATTAAATGCACCAATGGCAGCTATTACAAATGGTTTAACAACATTTATTGATTCTATTCCGACAGAATTAAAAATGGTTGTTGGATTTGTTGTCGGTGGTATGATGGCGATTGATATGGGTGGCCCAATCAATAAAGCAGCATATGCTACTGGAACAGCTTTAGTAACGACAGCAGCGGCTGGTGCTGGTTCAGATGTAATGGCAGCTGTTATGGTTGGTGGTATGGTACCGCCAATGGCAATTTTCTTCTCTGCTTTAATCAAAAAAGATTTATGGGAAGAATCTCAACGTGATAGTGCATTAGTAAACTGTGTCATGGGTATGGCGTTTATTACAGAAGGCGCTATTCCATTTGCGGCATCAAATCCAGCTAAAGTTATACCTGCTCTAGCTCTTTCAAGTGGTGTTGCCGGTGCATTAAGTATGTTATTAGGTGCAAGTAGCCGTGTACCACATGGTGGATTCTTTGCTTTAATGACAAATGGTATTATCAATCCGTTTGGATTTTTTGCAGCATGGATTATTGGTTCACTATTAGGTGCAATTTTATTGATTGTATTTGTAGGTAAAAAGAAAGCATAG
- a CDS encoding cation transporter — protein MQLKNDHLTLAERGTLISIIIYTVIASLKIILGTLFKSSALSADGWNNFTDVLSSVAVFFGIRLAKQPADEEHQYGHWKVEGISSLMSSFIMCFIGLQVLFSSFTSLVQQEEPNFDLSLAAIGIFASALMFATYFYNHRLANRIQSMGLKAVAQNNLADAFTSLSTAISIFFAVLFKWYWIDSIMAIFVSAFILNTAFSVFKESAFALSDGFDTEQLEPFRKLILSHPEIHDVRSIKARHYGANIYVDVTVLMNAHLTVKESHDVTETIEKELSEQFGVTFTDVHVEPYE, from the coding sequence ATGCAACTTAAAAACGACCATTTAACCCTCGCTGAACGAGGGACACTTATTAGTATCATTATCTACACAGTTATTGCATCACTAAAAATTATTCTCGGTACTCTTTTCAAATCATCGGCACTTTCCGCTGACGGTTGGAATAACTTTACCGACGTATTATCCTCCGTTGCCGTTTTTTTCGGTATCCGATTGGCAAAACAACCTGCCGATGAAGAACATCAATACGGGCACTGGAAAGTAGAAGGTATTTCTAGTTTAATGAGTTCTTTTATTATGTGTTTTATCGGATTACAAGTATTATTCTCCTCTTTTACATCACTAGTTCAACAAGAAGAACCTAATTTTGATTTAAGCCTAGCAGCCATTGGCATATTCGCCAGTGCCTTAATGTTTGCAACTTATTTTTATAATCATCGCCTTGCAAACCGTATTCAATCCATGGGATTAAAAGCCGTTGCACAAAATAACTTAGCTGATGCATTTACCAGTTTATCAACCGCTATTTCTATTTTCTTTGCAGTTTTGTTTAAATGGTATTGGATTGATAGTATCATGGCGATTTTTGTATCTGCCTTTATTTTAAATACCGCTTTTTCCGTCTTTAAAGAAAGTGCCTTCGCTCTGTCCGATGGCTTTGATACCGAACAATTAGAACCATTTAGAAAACTCATTTTATCTCACCCAGAAATACATGACGTCCGCTCCATAAAAGCACGTCATTACGGAGCAAATATTTATGTTGATGTCACAGTTTTAATGAATGCACACTTAACGGTAAAAGAAAGTCATGATGTGACTGAAACCATAGAAAAAGAATTAAGTGAACAATTTGGTGTAACCTTTACCGATGTTCACGTTGAACCTTATGAATAA
- a CDS encoding 5'-methylthioadenosine/adenosylhomocysteine nucleosidase translates to MKIGIIGAMAQETVLLKTKMSDIVEKQCYHLTFITGRLYQHDIVLVQSGIGKVNSTIATTLLISQFDVDYVINTGSAGSLKKGLSIGDVVVSNQVAYHDADATVFGYKVGQIPQMPLYYKANEQLMAHAQKAIEKVSLRANVGEIVSADTFVAAPESIARIQKYFPDALCTEMEGASIAQTCHVLGVPFVVVRAISDNADNEAPVSFDEFIVTAGEKSAQMVLAMLEDM, encoded by the coding sequence ATGAAAATAGGAATTATTGGTGCTATGGCACAAGAAACAGTTTTGTTAAAAACAAAGATGAGTGATATTGTTGAAAAACAATGTTATCATTTAACATTTATTACGGGGCGATTGTATCAACATGATATTGTGCTAGTACAGTCCGGTATTGGAAAAGTTAATTCAACAATAGCAACGACACTATTGATTAGTCAATTTGACGTTGATTATGTGATTAACACTGGTTCGGCAGGTAGTCTGAAAAAAGGCTTATCCATTGGAGATGTTGTGGTGTCTAATCAAGTAGCCTATCATGATGCAGATGCAACGGTATTTGGGTATAAAGTGGGACAAATCCCTCAAATGCCATTATATTACAAAGCGAATGAACAGTTAATGGCACACGCACAAAAAGCAATCGAAAAAGTATCTTTGCGAGCTAATGTTGGTGAGATTGTATCGGCAGATACATTTGTAGCTGCTCCGGAAAGTATTGCGCGTATTCAAAAATATTTCCCAGATGCTCTTTGTACAGAAATGGAAGGTGCATCTATTGCCCAAACATGTCATGTATTAGGAGTACCATTTGTTGTGGTACGTGCCATTTCAGATAATGCAGACAATGAAGCACCTGTTTCATTTGATGAATTTATTGTTACAGCAGGTGAAAAATCAGCACAAATGGTCTTAGCAATGTTGGAGGATATGTAA
- a CDS encoding cysteine hydrolase — MECLIVIDYTNDFIDDNGALTCGENGKAIEEKIMELVKTFNKRQDYVIFAIDKHERNDVYHPETKLYPPHNIEDTQGRVLYGKLEQYAKAHPECYQMAKRRYSAFSGTELDHRLRERHIEVIHLCGVCTDICVLHTAIDAYELGYKIVIHEKAVASFNEDGHRFALDHFEKVLGATIERG; from the coding sequence ATGGAATGTTTAATTGTCATTGATTATACGAATGATTTTATTGATGATAATGGGGCGTTAACATGTGGGGAAAATGGGAAAGCGATTGAAGAAAAGATTATGGAACTGGTTAAGACCTTTAATAAACGTCAAGACTATGTTATTTTTGCGATTGATAAACATGAACGTAATGATGTGTATCATCCTGAAACAAAATTATACCCACCACATAATATTGAAGATACACAAGGTAGAGTATTATATGGAAAACTGGAACAATATGCAAAAGCTCATCCGGAATGTTATCAAATGGCCAAACGCCGTTATTCTGCTTTTTCAGGGACAGAGTTAGATCATCGTTTGCGTGAAAGACATATAGAAGTTATCCATTTATGTGGGGTATGCACAGATATTTGTGTTTTACATACAGCAATTGATGCTTATGAATTAGGCTATAAAATTGTTATTCATGAAAAAGCCGTCGCAAGTTTTAATGAAGATGGACATCGGTTTGCATTAGACCATTTTGAAAAAGTACTCGGTGCAACAATAGAAAGAGGATAG